In [Leptolyngbya] sp. PCC 7376, a genomic segment contains:
- a CDS encoding phage holin family protein: MPQFFITWLATAASLFITAIVVPGLAIAGAPTALLGAAVLGFVNAIVKPLLIVLTLPLTILTLGLFLLVINAIALGLVGYLTPGLTVGGFFPAIIGSIVLTAVSSLINQLLGQDSEEQQLQ; this comes from the coding sequence ATGCCACAATTTTTTATTACTTGGCTGGCCACAGCTGCATCTTTATTTATCACCGCTATTGTTGTACCAGGTTTGGCGATCGCCGGGGCTCCGACAGCATTATTGGGGGCGGCAGTGCTGGGATTTGTAAATGCCATCGTGAAGCCACTTCTGATTGTTTTGACGCTACCTCTCACGATTTTGACGTTAGGTTTATTTCTATTAGTTATTAATGCGATCGCCCTTGGATTGGTCGGTTACTTAACGCCTGGTTTAACAGTGGGGGGATTTTTCCCTGCGATTATCGGTTCAATTGTTTTAACCGCTGTATCTAGTCTAATCAACCAGCTTTTAGGACAAGATTCAGAAGAGCAGCAACTTCAATAA
- a CDS encoding ABC transporter ATP-binding protein encodes MLKNFRSTLSTPSYQLIIQTALKNWILISLNIITNLLGVFFEGTTLGIIYVAISLLSEGSEVLEKIPFVADFVREIGLNNQLLFLGMLVVAVIFQCLLAASKYFNNLSVAFLSAEVQPQVVGRVFRQIMSLSFSCASRYKVGDLVYYANASGGTVNRQIRIVNNFFISFSFAIVYTFILVQLSSLLALIAIILALSIIAIQRYILPQLKKIARQVVASQVKLSEKMTENIQALRLVHTFGTQEHAISQTDSALIKTRNALFKRGIFFYLSEPFLDVMPIVALASLAAIAYYVDPDSETVLPLLLTFLVTLQRLAMRFRGVSSAVTDMIDASATMRRLDEILSSDDKEFTVLGHDSFSHIETALELRHISLAYNSNDGPVIDKLHLTIPKNKVTALVGESGAGKSSIVDLIIGLYQPTAGDVIVNDQSIYEFKQSEWRSKIGVVSQDTVVFNMSILDNLRYGAPDATLEEVIEITKAAQAHKFITDLPMGYDTIVGERGYRLSGGQRQRLALARALIKDPEILILDEATSALDSQSERLIQEALDKFQENRMVIVIAHRLSTIVNADQIVVLERGKVIELGNHEELLEKGGHYAKAWNIQTTTVPG; translated from the coding sequence GTGCTTAAAAATTTTCGTTCTACCTTGTCCACACCGTCTTATCAACTTATTATTCAGACGGCATTAAAAAACTGGATATTGATTTCATTAAATATAATCACTAATCTCTTAGGTGTTTTTTTTGAAGGGACTACTCTAGGAATAATTTATGTGGCTATCTCTTTGCTTTCAGAAGGTAGTGAAGTACTAGAAAAGATACCTTTTGTTGCTGATTTTGTGAGAGAGATAGGATTAAATAATCAACTACTCTTTCTGGGTATGCTAGTAGTTGCTGTTATTTTTCAGTGTTTATTAGCAGCAAGTAAGTACTTTAATAATTTGTCAGTAGCCTTCTTATCTGCCGAAGTTCAACCTCAAGTTGTTGGTCGTGTCTTCCGACAAATTATGTCTCTCAGTTTTAGTTGTGCAAGCCGCTATAAAGTAGGAGATTTAGTTTACTATGCGAATGCTTCTGGTGGTACAGTTAATCGCCAAATTCGCATAGTAAATAATTTTTTTATTAGCTTTTCTTTTGCAATTGTCTATACTTTTATTCTTGTTCAATTATCGTCACTACTCGCTCTTATTGCGATTATTCTCGCTTTAAGCATTATTGCCATTCAGCGCTATATACTGCCGCAGCTTAAAAAGATTGCCCGGCAAGTTGTCGCTTCTCAGGTGAAGCTATCGGAAAAAATGACAGAGAATATTCAAGCATTAAGACTTGTGCATACGTTTGGCACTCAGGAACATGCTATTTCTCAAACAGATAGTGCTCTGATTAAGACTCGAAATGCTTTATTTAAACGTGGTATTTTCTTTTACCTGTCAGAACCTTTTTTGGATGTGATGCCAATTGTTGCCCTCGCAAGTTTGGCGGCAATTGCTTATTATGTTGATCCAGATAGTGAAACAGTTTTACCTTTACTACTAACTTTTTTGGTTACTCTGCAAAGACTTGCTATGCGTTTTAGAGGCGTTTCTAGTGCAGTAACAGATATGATTGATGCTAGTGCTACAATGCGTCGTCTAGATGAGATTTTAAGTAGTGATGATAAAGAGTTTACCGTTCTAGGCCATGACTCTTTTTCTCATATTGAAACGGCTCTCGAATTGCGTCATATTTCATTAGCCTATAACAGTAATGATGGTCCGGTTATTGATAAGCTTCATCTAACGATTCCCAAAAATAAAGTAACTGCTCTAGTCGGAGAATCAGGTGCTGGAAAGTCATCGATTGTAGATTTGATTATTGGACTTTATCAGCCCACAGCTGGTGATGTGATTGTTAATGATCAGAGTATTTATGAGTTTAAGCAATCAGAGTGGCGCAGCAAAATTGGGGTTGTGAGCCAAGATACTGTTGTATTTAATATGAGTATTTTGGATAACCTCAGATATGGTGCACCTGATGCAACTTTAGAAGAAGTAATTGAAATAACAAAAGCAGCCCAAGCTCATAAATTTATTACCGATTTACCGATGGGTTATGACACAATCGTTGGAGAGCGAGGCTACAGATTGTCGGGTGGTCAAAGACAACGTTTAGCCTTAGCAAGGGCATTAATTAAAGATCCTGAGATTTTGATTTTAGATGAGGCAACGAGTGCTCTAGATAGTCAATCTGAAAGATTGATTCAAGAGGCTTTAGATAAATTCCAAGAGAATCGAATGGTTATTGTGATCGCCCACAGATTATCGACGATTGTTAATGCGGATCAGATTGTTGTTTTAGAGCGCGGCAAAGTGATTGAGCTAGGTAATCATGAGGAGCTATTAGAGAAAGGCGGTCATTATGCGAAAGCCTGGAATATTCAAACAACGACTGTCCCTGGATAA
- a CDS encoding tocopherol cyclase family protein, which translates to MNFCETPHSGYHWDYRTARFFEGWYFRITLPEIQDNFAFMYSIEDPLGNQPYSGGAVQILGLQDEYFWRTFPNMKNFWAAGDRLELGHWKTKPAHLTPKLLAPEVFAETIDEGYQATTTLNQGSIRNPATGEVCRWNYETKPIYGWGIPSIASANWFSFLPIYDPGWQILLAHGLSSGWIEWQGDCYEFTNAPAYSEKNWGQSFPKQWFWLNCNAFDQESDLALTAGGGIRDIFTQTEEVALIGLHHAGTFYEFAPWNAQVNWTIKPWGEWRMQATNQQGFSIELDGLTEFPGQPLRAPTHTGLEFCCHDTLRGKLSLRLRSPQQKTMIQATSALCGLEVGGKPWQTPWRNS; encoded by the coding sequence ATGAATTTTTGTGAAACGCCTCACAGTGGTTATCACTGGGATTATCGGACGGCGCGTTTTTTTGAAGGCTGGTATTTTCGCATCACTCTGCCGGAAATCCAAGACAATTTTGCGTTTATGTATTCCATCGAAGATCCCCTTGGCAATCAACCCTATAGTGGTGGTGCTGTGCAGATTTTGGGATTACAGGATGAGTATTTTTGGCGCACATTTCCTAATATGAAAAATTTTTGGGCCGCGGGCGATCGCCTTGAACTGGGGCATTGGAAAACAAAACCAGCCCATCTAACGCCCAAACTATTGGCGCCAGAGGTTTTTGCTGAAACCATCGACGAAGGCTATCAAGCAACAACAACTCTCAATCAAGGCTCCATCAGAAATCCAGCAACTGGTGAAGTTTGTCGCTGGAATTATGAAACAAAACCCATTTATGGTTGGGGCATTCCGTCCATTGCTTCTGCTAATTGGTTTTCTTTTTTGCCGATTTATGATCCTGGTTGGCAAATTTTGCTAGCCCATGGATTGAGTAGCGGCTGGATTGAATGGCAGGGCGATTGCTACGAATTTACAAATGCTCCAGCCTACAGCGAAAAAAATTGGGGACAATCTTTTCCCAAGCAGTGGTTTTGGCTTAACTGTAATGCTTTTGACCAAGAGTCAGACTTAGCCTTGACTGCAGGGGGAGGAATTCGTGATATTTTTACCCAAACTGAGGAAGTTGCCCTGATTGGGCTCCATCATGCGGGTACATTTTATGAGTTTGCACCGTGGAATGCCCAAGTTAACTGGACAATTAAGCCTTGGGGAGAATGGCGAATGCAGGCGACTAATCAACAAGGTTTTTCGATCGAATTAGATGGTTTAACCGAGTTCCCTGGTCAGCCTCTACGTGCCCCAACCCATACAGGTCTAGAATTTTGTTGCCACGATACTTTACGAGGAAAACTTTCTCTTAGACTGCGATCGCCCCAACAAAAAACGATGATTCAGGCAACTAGTGCTTTATGTGGCTTAGAAGTTGGTGGCAAACCTTGGCAGACACCTTGGCGAAATTCGTAA